Genomic segment of Murdochiella vaginalis:
CTCTTCCGGTAAAGACTCCACGGCGTGTGCTAAAATGGGCAGCGTCTCTTTCGCGCATTGTTCGGTCTCTAAGAGGCCAAGATGCGATTCAAAAAGAGTCATCTTTTCCACCGCCCGTGAAAGCTGTATGGATACTGCCTGTTTTGAAATTTTTCGCCATTCGGCAATTTCCGAAAGGGAAAGATCATCATAATAATAGGCTTCGCACAGCGCACGCTGCGTTTCGGTCAGCATGAAGCCGTAGACTTCATACAGCAGACCAATCTGTACCGTTTCTTCCATGACATCCTCACTAAAATAGCACCGTTCCACCGGAACAGTGCTATTCTACGCATATTCAATGTGCCTGTCAAGCTTTTTTGTTTGACAGAAAAAATTTCCGTTTCTTTTTTCAGCTGATTACTTTGATAGAAAAAAGCGCCGATTGTCCTTTTTGCGTTGGGCTCAGGAAAAAATGGCATCCACAAAGGCTTCTGCATCGAAGGGGCGAAGGTCTTCCATCTGTTCGCCGACGCCGATAAATTTTACCGGCACCTTGACCTCGAGTTGCAAGGGAAAAACGACGCCACCTTTGGCCGTGCCATCCAATTTTGTAAGCACCAAACCGGTAATGTCCGTTACTTCGTTGAAAGCACGCGCCTGCTGAATCGCATTTTGCCCTGTTGTAGCGTCAAGAACGAGCAACGTTTCCAGGGTTGCCTGCTCGTATTCGCGGGAAAGAATACGATAGATTTTTTCCAATTCCTGCATCAGATTCTTCTTATTATGCAAACGTCCTGCTGTATCACAGATGAGCACATCCGTCCCACGCGCCTTCGCCGCATGAATGCCGTCATACACGACGGATGCTGGGTCAGCGCCTTCTTCTCTTCGCACTATGGCTACATCCGCCCGCCGAGACCATTCTTCCAGCTGATCAATGGCCGCCGCGCGAAACGTATCGGCCGCAGCAAGCAACACGGATTTTCCCTGTCCTTTGAGATAGGCAGCCAGCTTACCGATGGTTGTCGTCTTTCCGACGCCATTTACGCCAATGACCAGAATCACCATCGGACGACCAGCTTGTTCCTGCAGAGCCGTATGCAAATTGGAAGCTAACAGCTTTTCCTTCAAAATTTCCACGAGTCGAAGGCGCACTTGTTGCGGCTCGCGGATTCGTTCTTCCGCCACCACCTCGCGAAGCGTATCAATGACATCCATTGCGGTATCAAAGCCCATATCGGCAGAAACCAGTGCTTCTTCTATTTCCTCAAAGAGATCATCATCAATTGTCGCGCGTCCGTTAAACAAATTGTCCAACGCCCCGCCAAGGCTCTCTCTTGTCTTCTGCAGCCCCTGTTTTAAAAAGTCAAAAAGTCCCATGTTTCCTCCTCTTCATCCGTAAGGAGCATCCGCTATTT
This window contains:
- a CDS encoding sigma factor-like helix-turn-helix DNA-binding protein is translated as MEETVQIGLLYEVYGFMLTETQRALCEAYYYDDLSLSEIAEWRKISKQAVSIQLSRAVEKMTLFESHLGLLETEQCAKETLPILAHAVESLPEEKALPARRALQRLSASLSRTRDAKDAHPTHTS
- the ftsY gene encoding signal recognition particle-docking protein FtsY, with the protein product MGLFDFLKQGLQKTRESLGGALDNLFNGRATIDDDLFEEIEEALVSADMGFDTAMDVIDTLREVVAEERIREPQQVRLRLVEILKEKLLASNLHTALQEQAGRPMVILVIGVNGVGKTTTIGKLAAYLKGQGKSVLLAAADTFRAAAIDQLEEWSRRADVAIVRREEGADPASVVYDGIHAAKARGTDVLICDTAGRLHNKKNLMQELEKIYRILSREYEQATLETLLVLDATTGQNAIQQARAFNEVTDITGLVLTKLDGTAKGGVVFPLQLEVKVPVKFIGVGEQMEDLRPFDAEAFVDAIFS